The Cervus canadensis isolate Bull #8, Minnesota chromosome 29, ASM1932006v1, whole genome shotgun sequence genome includes a window with the following:
- the LOC122431387 gene encoding olfactory receptor 148-like produces MRNHTELNEFILLGIPQTEGLETVLLVIFSFIYPLTLLGNLLILLAIVSSSTLHTPMYFFLGLLSILDMLFPSVTCPKMLFYLSGQSRAISYKGCAVQLFFYHFLGSTEGCLYSVMAYDRFVAICHPLRYMLIMRPGVCVGLVVAAWLLSYLHASVLVAFVFQLPYCGPNRVDHFFCDIPAVLPLACADSSLARRVSSTNVGFLVLMFWLCVCVSYTRIGIAILRIRSAEGRQKAFSTCSAHLTAILCAFGPVIIVYLQPTPNPLLGVTVQILNNTVSPMLNSLIYSLRNKEVKRSLKMVFYNVVFTALK; encoded by the coding sequence ATGAGGAACCACACAGAGCTGAATGAGTTCATCCTACTGGGAATACCTCAGACAGAGGGACTGGAGACTGTGCTCCTTGTCATCTTCTCATTTATTTACCCCTTGACCCTGCTGGGAAATTTGCTCATCCTTCTAGCAATTGTCTCCTCCTCGACCCTTCACACTCCCATGTACTTCTTCTTGGGACTCCTATCGATTTTGGACATGCTGTTCCCCTCTGTCACCTGTCCCAAGATGCTATTCTATCTCTCTGGCCAGAGCCGAGCCATATCTTACAAGGGATGTGCTGTTCAGCTCTTCTTCTATCATTTCCTGGGTTCTACGGAAGGCTGCCTCTATTCTGTGATGGCTTATGATCGTTTTGTTGCCATCTGTCACCCACTGAGGTATATGCTCATCATGAGACCTGGAGTCTGTGTTGGTTTGGTCGTGGCAGCCTGGTTGCTAAGTTATCTTCATGCCTCCGTCCTGGTAGCCTTTGTCTTTCAGCTACCCTACTGTGGCCCCAATCGGGTGgaccacttcttctgtgacattCCTGCTGTCTTACCCCTGGCTTGTGCTGACAGCTCCCTGGCCCGGAGAGTGAGTTCCACTAATGTTGGCTTTCTGGTTTTAATGTTTTGGTTGTGTGTTTGTGTCTCCTACACACGCATTGGGATTGCCATTTTGAGGATCCGTTcagcagagggcaggcagaaagCTTTCTCTACCTGCAGTGCCCACCTCACTGCCATTCTTTGTGCCTTTGGACCTGTAATCATTGTCTATCTGCAGCCCACACCCAACCCCTTGCTAGGTGTCACAgtgcaaatattaaataatactgTCTCACCCATGCTGAACTCTTTAATCTATTCCTTAAGGAACAAGGAAGTGAAAAGATCCCTAAAAATGGTTTTCTACAATGTAGTATTTACTGCTCTGAAAT
- the LOC122431459 gene encoding olfactory receptor 10G9-like — protein MTNASLVMTFVLSGLPHPPELDTVLFGIFLVIYVLTVVGNLIMLVIISNPHLHTPMYYFLSNLPFIDMWYSTVTMLKMLMTLVSPEGSPISFSSCVAQFYSFDFLGSTECFLYTVMSYDHFLAISYPLRYASMMSGRTCAIMATTTWLSGSLHSAAQTTPTFHLPFCGPNQIQHYICDAPSILKLACADTSTVEMVIFVNIRLVALGCFLLIVLSYVSIVRSILKIRTSAGRGRAFQTCASHCIVVLCFFVPYAFIYLRPGSKEAMDRVVTVFYTVLTPLLNPVVYTLRNKEVKKALLKLKK, from the coding sequence ATGACAAATGCGAGCCTAGTGATGACGTTCGTCCTCTCGGGCCTTCCCCACCCACCAGAGCTGGACACGGTCCTCTTTGGAATCTTCCTGGTGATCTATGTCCTCACTGTGGTGGGAAATCTCATCATGCTAGTGATTATATCGAATCCCCAcctgcacacccccatgtactacTTCCTGAGCAACCTGCCCTTCATTGACATGTGGTACTCCACGGTCACTATGCTGAAAATGCTGATGACCCTGGTGTCACCTGAAGGCAGTCCTATCTCCTTTTCCAGCTGCGTGGCCCAGTTCTACTCCTTTGACTTTCTGGGCAGCACCGAGTGCTTCCTCTACACCGTCATGTCCTATGACCACTTCCTGGCCATCAGTTACCCACTCAGGTACGCCAGCATGATGAGTGGGAGGACGTGTGCCATCATGGCCACAACCACATGGCTCAGTGGCTCTCTGCACTCTGCTGCCCAGACCACACCGACATTCCATTTGCCCTTCTGTGGACCCAACCAGATCCAGCATTACATCTGTGACGCACCGTCTATCCTCAAACTGGCCTGTGCAGATACGTCCACCGTGGAGATGGTGATCTTTGTCAACATTAGGTTGGTGGCCTTGGGCTGCTTTCTTCTTATTGTGCTGTCCTACGTGTCCATCGTCCGTTCCATCCTGAAGATCCGCACCTCGGCAGGGAGAGGGAGAGCCTTCCAGACCTGTGCCTCCCACTGCATTGtggttctttgtttctttgttccctATGCTTTCATTTACCTGAGACCAGGCTCCAAGGAGGCTATGGACAGGGTTGTGACTGTTTTCTACACTGTGCTGACGCCCCTTCTGAACCCTGTGGTCTACACCCTGAGGAACAAGGAAGTGAAGAAAGCTCTGTTGAAACTGAAAAAGTGA